In Roseibium algicola, the DNA window CTCGACCGTCATCGCCAATACGGATGAGGACCCGGAAATCCAGGCTCAGGTGATCGACAGCATGATCGAGCATGGCGTGTCGGCCTTCGTCATCTCGCCGACCTATGGCGGCGACGAAAGCCCCTTCGAACGGATCGAGCGGGCCGGAATTCCCACCATGCAGGTGCTGCGCCAGCTGGACGAGCGCACGGACCTGTTTCCCTTCGCTTCGCATGACTACGCCTTTGGAGGCGAAGCAGCGACACGGCACCTGATCGATACGGGATGTCAGAAGATCGCCTTTGCCGGCGGTCTGGCGGATCGTCCGATCACCTTGGAGCGCATGTCCGGCTATCGAAGCGTGATGCAGGCGAACGACCTTGCGCCGACCATTTTTCACGGACGGCCATCGAGGCAGTTCGGCCGTGAAATCGCGCTGAAGATCCTTCAGGAACACGAAGGCCTGGAAGCGGCGATCTGTTTCAGCGACCTGGTTGCGCTTGGCATGCTGAGCGGCTTTGCCGAGCTTGGCATCAAGGTTGGTCAGGATTTCAGGATCATCGGCTTCGACGATATCGAGGAATGCTCATTGGCCTTTCCCAGGCTCAGTTCGGTGCGCTGCGATACCGCGCTGTTCGGCCGCAATGCTGCCGAAGCGATGCTGGCCT includes these proteins:
- a CDS encoding LacI family DNA-binding transcriptional regulator, giving the protein MKKRPTILDVARQAGVSKSTVSLVLQNSSLVKQSTREEVARAIDELGYVYNRSAAGLRGAASGLIGLIINDLRNPFFTEFAASAQMTFASKGYSTVIANTDEDPEIQAQVIDSMIEHGVSAFVISPTYGGDESPFERIERAGIPTMQVLRQLDERTDLFPFASHDYAFGGEAATRHLIDTGCQKIAFAGGLADRPITLERMSGYRSVMQANDLAPTIFHGRPSRQFGREIALKILQEHEGLEAAICFSDLVALGMLSGFAELGIKVGQDFRIIGFDDIEECSLAFPRLSSVRCDTALFGRNAAEAMLAWIVDGVRPPDTKHYPVELIKRQSTLGLNA